One window from the genome of Sandaracinaceae bacterium encodes:
- a CDS encoding HAD-IA family hydrolase translates to MKLVLFDLDGTLLDTGALYAESYRRGFAEVLEAPPTWEEMLRRKPASERSFLVDWYGERQGALIHDAVVAAYDALAEELLGGFFEGVPEMLDALRGEGVRMGIVTGKSRRAYASTVRHARLEGFEVIVLEEDVPQPKPDPGGIRKALREMGTDGEPGVYVGDTPMDVEAAHAAGLVAGAALWARAEADRAQIAARLGAAERGAEVWVLEHPADLLRRLGSS, encoded by the coding sequence ATGAAGCTCGTCCTCTTCGACCTCGACGGCACCCTCCTCGACACCGGCGCGCTCTACGCCGAGAGCTATCGGCGCGGGTTCGCCGAGGTGCTCGAGGCGCCTCCGACCTGGGAAGAGATGCTCCGCCGCAAGCCCGCGTCCGAGCGGAGCTTCCTCGTCGACTGGTACGGCGAGCGACAGGGCGCCCTCATCCACGACGCCGTGGTCGCCGCCTACGACGCGCTCGCGGAGGAGCTCCTGGGCGGCTTCTTCGAGGGCGTGCCCGAGATGCTCGACGCGCTCCGGGGCGAGGGCGTGCGCATGGGGATCGTGACCGGGAAGAGCCGCCGTGCCTACGCCTCCACCGTGCGCCACGCCCGGCTGGAGGGCTTCGAGGTGATCGTGCTCGAGGAGGACGTGCCGCAGCCCAAGCCCGACCCCGGCGGCATCCGCAAGGCGCTGCGGGAGATGGGGACCGACGGCGAGCCCGGCGTCTACGTCGGCGACACCCCGATGGACGTCGAGGCGGCCCACGCGGCCGGGCTCGTCGCGGGCGCCGCGCTCTGGGCGAGGGCCGAGGCCGACCGCGCGCAGATCGCCGCCAGGCTCGGGGCCGCCGAGCGCGGGGCGGAGGTGTGGGTGCTCGAGCACCCCGCGGATCTCCTGCGCCGTCTCGGCAGCAGCTGA
- the udk gene encoding uridine kinase: MAYVVGVAGGTGSGKTTVAETIVASLAPENVAIIQHDHYYRDRPDLSYEDRCELNFDHPESLETDLLVAHLERLKKGETVDTPVYDFKTHRRAEETRRIEPREVIVVEGILVFVERRLRQQLDLKLFVDTPSDIRVFRRIRRDIEKRGRTFESVREQYYATVRPMHLQFVEPSKSYADLIIPEGGRNKVALDLILAKLQAITAA; the protein is encoded by the coding sequence GTGGCGTACGTGGTCGGAGTCGCCGGTGGGACCGGTTCGGGCAAGACGACGGTGGCCGAGACGATCGTGGCGTCCCTCGCGCCGGAGAACGTCGCGATCATCCAGCACGATCACTACTACCGTGATCGACCCGACCTCTCGTACGAGGACCGCTGCGAGCTCAACTTCGACCACCCGGAGTCGCTCGAGACCGACCTCCTGGTCGCCCACCTCGAGCGCCTGAAGAAGGGCGAGACGGTCGACACGCCGGTCTACGACTTCAAGACGCACCGCCGCGCCGAGGAGACCCGGCGCATCGAGCCGCGCGAGGTCATCGTGGTCGAGGGCATCCTCGTCTTCGTGGAGCGCCGCCTCCGGCAGCAGCTCGACCTCAAGCTCTTCGTCGACACGCCCTCGGACATCCGCGTCTTCCGGCGCATTCGCCGCGACATCGAGAAGCGCGGCCGCACCTTCGAGTCGGTCCGCGAGCAGTACTACGCGACGGTGCGCCCGATGCACCTGCAGTTCGTCGAGCCCTCCAAGTCCTACGCCGACCTCATCATCCCCGAGGGCGGGCGGAACAAGGTCGCGCTCGACCTCATCCTCGCGAAGCTCCAGGCCATCACCGCCGCATGA
- a CDS encoding ATP-grasp domain-containing protein, with protein MTSTREPRNVFVIAPTKLHFEELKTVRGVGERFHLIPLLDFADVVHVEELHIGRVVDKARAQLDAFGGRVDAIIAHWDFPTTLLAPMLSRERGCRAPSVDSVVQCGHKYWSRVAQRRALGDETPRFALVDPFDPDAARNTELPYPFWLKPVKAFSSQLGFRIESRLDFERALEEIRAEIPRIAEPFDQLVEEAGVSARFRDIGGRYCIAEEYLGGLEIAHEGRVFRGEIAFHATMDMIREDEVFTRFEWPSSQPARIHRRMEAMTSAVLREVGYDDGCFNAEFFWDPETDALRLIEINPRISQSHAPLAMMVDGQTVHEVAIDVALGIAPRFEPGAGEKALAAKLLHRVRRDGVVRRVPTEEEVAALERRFDAFIEVEVEEGERLSELVDQDSYSYILACVYLGANSREELLARYAELLDAMPLEVEHREAA; from the coding sequence TTGACCAGCACGCGTGAGCCCAGAAACGTCTTCGTCATCGCCCCGACCAAGCTCCACTTCGAGGAGCTGAAGACGGTCCGCGGGGTCGGGGAGCGCTTCCATCTCATCCCGCTCCTCGACTTCGCGGACGTGGTGCACGTCGAGGAGCTCCACATCGGGCGCGTCGTCGACAAGGCGCGCGCGCAGCTCGACGCCTTCGGGGGCCGCGTCGACGCGATCATCGCGCACTGGGATTTCCCGACCACGCTGCTCGCGCCGATGCTCTCGCGCGAGCGCGGCTGCCGCGCGCCGAGCGTCGACTCCGTCGTGCAGTGCGGCCACAAGTACTGGAGCCGCGTCGCGCAGAGACGCGCGCTCGGCGACGAGACGCCGCGCTTCGCGCTGGTGGACCCGTTCGACCCGGACGCGGCGCGCAACACCGAGCTGCCGTACCCCTTCTGGCTGAAGCCGGTGAAGGCGTTCAGCTCGCAGCTCGGGTTTCGGATCGAGTCGCGCCTGGACTTCGAGCGCGCGCTCGAGGAGATCCGCGCCGAGATCCCGCGCATCGCGGAGCCCTTCGACCAGCTCGTGGAGGAGGCGGGCGTGAGCGCCCGGTTCCGTGACATCGGCGGGCGCTACTGCATCGCCGAGGAGTATCTGGGCGGCCTCGAGATCGCGCACGAGGGGAGGGTCTTTCGCGGGGAGATCGCGTTCCACGCGACGATGGACATGATCCGCGAGGACGAGGTCTTCACGCGGTTCGAGTGGCCCTCGAGCCAGCCCGCGCGCATCCACCGTCGAATGGAGGCGATGACGAGCGCGGTCCTGCGCGAGGTCGGATACGACGACGGCTGCTTCAACGCAGAGTTCTTCTGGGACCCGGAGACGGACGCGCTCCGCCTGATCGAGATCAACCCGCGCATCTCGCAGTCGCACGCGCCGCTGGCGATGATGGTCGACGGTCAGACGGTGCACGAGGTCGCGATCGACGTCGCGCTGGGCATCGCGCCGCGCTTCGAGCCCGGCGCCGGTGAGAAGGCGCTGGCCGCCAAGCTGCTCCACCGCGTGCGCCGGGACGGAGTCGTTCGCCGCGTGCCCACGGAAGAGGAGGTGGCGGCGCTCGAGCGGCGCTTCGACGCCTTCATCGAGGTCGAGGTGGAGGAGGGCGAGCGGCTGAGCGAGCTTGTCGACCAGGACAGCTACAGTTACATCCTCGCCTGCGTGTACCTGGGCGCAAACTCACGCGAGGAGCTGCTCGCCCGCTACGCCGAGCTGCTCGACGCGATGCCGCTCGAGGTGGAGCACCGGGAGGCCGCCTGA
- a CDS encoding N-acetylmuramoyl-L-alanine amidase has product MSRLRLSLLALLVAACASPSPSVSTLQEAAAQGEARFGVPAALTLAVAWTETRWQMPEGDHDAHAHMPAQVGVGGLRPWIAPMDALAADLGVSPETLEEDPALSLLATAALLRRLADARGVDSLEPGDWHEVLADYAGLEGEDVRESYASDVFAWMRRGVSATGPGGDEVLLRSSEVAMPDGVSAVRAYSHAEYPGARWVAAHSSNYSNRTASIDRIIIHTTQGSYAGAISWFQNPSANVSAHFVIRSSDGAITQMVHERDKGWHVGNWNSRSIGIEHEGYVADPGRWYTDAMYRSSAALVRHLCGKYGIPMDRAHIVGHSEAPGATHTDPGSGWNWSRFMDLVRGVPEAPPFAASAGAQDAPAEMVSGERAVAWVEYRNDGSREWSLDRTRLGTSSPQDHASPFFDVENWINDHRATPPDHSGYGHGDVGRFTFMITAPEVGEETVVTDTFRLVQEGTTWFGDEVTLSVRVRPSTPPEPPTPADEDGDGSPADADCDDGDPSRYPGAMDVCGDGIDSDCDGADPVCMEPPATEPPRFEPPGEPVDVERPTELHGSCSVGAGASSATSPILLVLGLLPLLRRLQGLRVSQT; this is encoded by the coding sequence ATGTCCCGCCTCCGATTGTCGCTCCTCGCCCTCCTCGTCGCCGCCTGCGCGAGCCCCTCGCCGAGCGTGTCCACGCTGCAGGAGGCCGCCGCGCAGGGCGAGGCGCGCTTCGGCGTCCCGGCCGCGCTGACCCTCGCGGTCGCGTGGACGGAGACGCGCTGGCAGATGCCCGAGGGGGACCACGACGCGCACGCCCACATGCCGGCCCAGGTGGGCGTCGGCGGCCTGCGCCCGTGGATCGCGCCGATGGACGCGCTGGCGGCCGACCTGGGGGTGAGCCCCGAGACGCTCGAGGAGGATCCGGCGCTCTCGCTCCTGGCCACCGCGGCTCTGCTGCGGCGCCTCGCCGACGCGCGCGGCGTGGACTCGCTCGAGCCGGGCGACTGGCACGAGGTGCTCGCCGACTACGCGGGCCTCGAGGGCGAGGACGTGCGCGAGAGCTACGCGTCCGACGTGTTCGCCTGGATGCGCCGCGGCGTCTCGGCCACCGGCCCCGGCGGCGACGAGGTGCTGCTGCGCTCGAGCGAGGTCGCAATGCCCGACGGAGTCTCCGCCGTCCGCGCGTACAGCCACGCGGAGTACCCCGGCGCGCGCTGGGTCGCGGCGCACTCGTCGAACTACTCGAACCGCACCGCGAGCATCGACCGCATCATCATCCACACCACCCAGGGCTCGTACGCGGGCGCGATCAGCTGGTTCCAGAACCCGAGCGCGAACGTCTCGGCGCACTTCGTGATCCGCTCGAGCGACGGCGCGATCACCCAGATGGTGCACGAGCGCGACAAGGGCTGGCACGTCGGCAACTGGAACAGCCGCTCCATCGGCATCGAGCACGAGGGCTACGTGGCCGACCCGGGCCGCTGGTACACCGACGCGATGTACCGCTCGAGCGCCGCGCTCGTCCGGCACCTCTGCGGGAAGTACGGCATCCCGATGGATCGCGCGCACATCGTCGGCCACTCCGAGGCGCCGGGCGCGACGCACACCGACCCCGGGAGCGGCTGGAACTGGAGCCGCTTCATGGACCTGGTCCGCGGCGTGCCCGAGGCGCCGCCCTTCGCCGCGAGCGCGGGCGCGCAGGACGCCCCGGCGGAGATGGTGTCCGGCGAGCGCGCCGTCGCGTGGGTGGAGTATCGCAACGATGGATCACGCGAGTGGTCGCTCGACCGCACCCGGCTCGGGACCAGCTCGCCGCAGGATCACGCGAGCCCGTTCTTCGACGTGGAGAACTGGATCAACGACCACCGCGCGACGCCTCCCGATCACAGCGGCTACGGGCACGGCGACGTGGGCCGCTTCACCTTCATGATCACGGCCCCCGAGGTCGGCGAGGAGACGGTCGTCACCGACACGTTCCGGCTCGTGCAGGAGGGCACGACGTGGTTCGGCGACGAGGTGACGCTCTCGGTCCGCGTGCGGCCCTCGACCCCGCCCGAGCCCCCCACGCCGGCCGATGAAGACGGCGACGGATCCCCGGCCGACGCGGACTGCGACGACGGCGACCCGAGCCGCTACCCGGGCGCGATGGACGTCTGCGGCGACGGGATCGATTCGGACTGCGACGGCGCCGACCCGGTGTGCATGGAGCCGCCCGCGACCGAGCCGCCTCGCTTCGAGCCGCCCGGCGAGCCGGTCGACGTCGAGCGTCCCACCGAGCTCCACGGGAGCTGCAGCGTCGGCGCGGGCGCGTCGTCCGCCACCTCCCCGATCCTGCTCGTGCTCGGCCTGCTGCCGCTGCTGCGCCGCCTTCAGGGGCTGCGGGTCTCGCAGACGTAG
- a CDS encoding C-type lectin domain-containing protein — MTRWVVIFVVLVTGCSLDRSGLRTPGEPGRDAETPTRDGSLADATTSVDAGRMDAGLRDAAPSDAGVRDTGAADTGLPDTGLPDTGVCLPETCDATDEDCDGQVDEDGVCGCRALSRGGHHYLFCNDMDRNWSAARAWCMARGYDLAILNDSAEDRWVWMNTSRDDTWIGLHDMGMEARYEWVDGTVIWSGGTARGFTNWRGGVPEDVGSQDCSQMDGDLSDGQWADHPCSDGLPYVCETRSP; from the coding sequence ATGACTCGCTGGGTCGTGATCTTCGTCGTTCTGGTCACGGGGTGCTCGCTCGACCGCTCCGGGCTGAGGACGCCCGGCGAGCCTGGCCGCGACGCCGAGACGCCGACGCGGGATGGGTCGCTCGCCGACGCGACGACGTCCGTCGACGCAGGGCGAATGGACGCCGGCCTCCGGGACGCGGCGCCGTCCGACGCTGGCGTTCGCGACACGGGTGCTGCGGACACGGGCCTGCCCGACACGGGCTTGCCGGACACTGGCGTGTGTCTGCCCGAGACCTGCGACGCGACGGACGAGGACTGCGACGGCCAGGTCGACGAGGACGGCGTGTGCGGCTGCCGCGCGCTCAGCCGCGGAGGCCATCACTACCTCTTCTGCAACGACATGGACCGCAACTGGAGCGCCGCGCGCGCCTGGTGCATGGCGCGCGGCTACGACCTCGCGATCTTGAACGACTCGGCGGAGGACCGCTGGGTCTGGATGAACACCTCCCGCGACGACACATGGATCGGCCTGCACGACATGGGCATGGAGGCCCGGTACGAGTGGGTGGACGGCACGGTGATCTGGTCGGGCGGGACGGCGCGCGGCTTCACGAACTGGCGCGGCGGCGTGCCCGAGGACGTCGGTAGCCAGGACTGCTCGCAGATGGACGGCGATCTCTCGGACGGACAGTGGGCCGATCACCCGTGCAGCGACGGGCTCCCCTACGTCTGCGAGACCCGCAGCCCCTGA
- a CDS encoding aromatic ring-hydroxylating dioxygenase subunit alpha codes for MRPPTPEVGLVSKAAYLSPEIAAAERSKLWPRVWLHAAAADLVARPGQFVTVRLGGATEVLVICGDDGEVRAFHNVCQHRGRRLVDDASGELRTLRCPLHHWQWNLDGGLARVPERASFGALAEGDVRLSALACASWNGQVFVHLGQPEQTLAEWLAPATDALAPYDLADYALVDQKTFELPCNWKTVADLFNEAYHVPAVHPYLLGSVDETTVVTTLHGPHAEQTFELGRPGPHVSPTEVTEALEELLKSNGADPARLEGDARRGPALLREALRARGLTTLSDAALTMGRSWFLFPSQTLNVYPMSAMLHRHRPHPTDPERTSFDQLTFTRIGAGEPRPTPRISTHARPSDEGGTGRVTEDDLAQVIAVQAGMRSPGFEGPRLGRHERAILHMHATLDAYLATPSLQRGIRSGR; via the coding sequence ATGCGCCCTCCCACGCCCGAGGTCGGACTGGTGTCCAAGGCCGCTTACCTGTCGCCCGAGATCGCCGCGGCGGAGCGGTCGAAGCTCTGGCCGCGCGTGTGGCTGCACGCGGCGGCGGCGGACCTGGTGGCGCGCCCCGGTCAGTTCGTCACGGTGCGGCTCGGCGGCGCGACCGAGGTCCTGGTGATCTGCGGCGACGACGGCGAGGTCCGCGCGTTCCACAACGTCTGCCAGCACCGTGGGCGGCGGCTCGTCGACGACGCGTCGGGAGAGCTCCGCACGCTTCGTTGCCCTCTGCACCACTGGCAATGGAATCTCGACGGAGGCCTCGCGCGCGTCCCGGAGCGCGCCTCGTTCGGGGCGCTGGCCGAGGGTGACGTCCGCCTGTCCGCGCTCGCCTGCGCGTCGTGGAACGGCCAGGTCTTCGTGCACCTCGGCCAGCCCGAGCAGACGCTCGCGGAGTGGCTCGCGCCCGCGACCGACGCGCTCGCGCCCTACGATCTCGCCGACTACGCGCTCGTCGATCAGAAGACCTTCGAGCTGCCCTGCAACTGGAAGACGGTCGCCGACCTCTTCAACGAGGCCTACCACGTGCCGGCGGTGCATCCGTACCTGCTGGGGAGCGTCGACGAGACGACCGTCGTGACGACCCTCCACGGCCCGCACGCGGAGCAGACGTTCGAGCTCGGGCGCCCGGGCCCGCACGTGTCGCCGACGGAGGTGACCGAGGCGCTCGAAGAGCTGCTGAAGAGCAACGGCGCGGACCCCGCGAGGCTCGAGGGGGACGCCCGCCGCGGGCCCGCGCTCCTCCGCGAGGCGCTCCGCGCGCGAGGCCTGACCACGCTCTCCGACGCGGCGCTGACCATGGGGCGGAGCTGGTTCCTCTTCCCGAGCCAGACGCTCAACGTCTATCCGATGTCCGCGATGCTGCACCGGCACCGCCCGCACCCCACGGACCCCGAGCGCACGTCGTTCGACCAGCTCACCTTCACGCGGATCGGAGCCGGCGAGCCGCGTCCGACTCCGAGGATCTCCACCCACGCGCGACCCTCGGACGAGGGCGGCACCGGACGGGTGACCGAGGACGATCTCGCGCAGGTGATCGCGGTGCAAGCAGGCATGCGATCTCCTGGGTTCGAGGGCCCTCGCCTCGGGCGGCACGAGCGCGCCATCCTGCACATGCACGCCACCCTCGACGCCTACCTGGCTACACCCTCACTTCAGCGCGGGATACGCTCAGGGAGATGA
- a CDS encoding AgmX/PglI C-terminal domain-containing protein, which yields MKRAFFALCALITGCASAPATPPVSATSAARSETAAAVVAIDEEEREQRTMRIEGLTGSLPMQEVRRVLEPRSPVFAECFLARSRRLSQLSGGVRLFIRVATDGSVERAFPEDSTLGDRETERCLTDVARDTRFPRPRGGAAEVRWPLHIDPAGRHPETWDEGRVARIVERRGADAMAQCLPAGQHGDFQVTAYVRGSGRVLAAGVAVTDEALVDAIDCVHHAVGRWRMPPTRRTAKVTFVIHG from the coding sequence ATGAAGAGAGCTTTCTTCGCGCTGTGTGCGCTCATCACGGGGTGCGCGAGCGCGCCCGCCACGCCGCCGGTCTCGGCCACCTCGGCCGCTCGCTCGGAGACGGCCGCCGCGGTCGTGGCGATCGACGAAGAGGAGCGCGAGCAGCGCACGATGCGCATCGAGGGGCTCACCGGAAGCCTGCCGATGCAGGAGGTGCGGCGGGTCCTCGAGCCGCGCAGCCCCGTCTTCGCCGAGTGCTTCCTCGCGCGCTCGCGGCGTCTCTCGCAGCTCTCGGGCGGCGTGCGCCTCTTCATCCGGGTCGCCACCGACGGCAGCGTCGAGCGCGCCTTCCCGGAGGACTCGACCCTCGGCGACCGCGAGACCGAGCGCTGTCTGACCGACGTGGCCCGCGACACGCGCTTCCCGCGTCCGCGAGGCGGCGCGGCCGAGGTGCGCTGGCCGCTCCACATCGACCCGGCGGGCCGCCACCCGGAGACCTGGGACGAAGGCCGCGTGGCGCGCATCGTCGAGCGTCGCGGCGCCGACGCGATGGCGCAGTGCCTTCCCGCAGGACAGCACGGCGACTTCCAGGTGACCGCCTACGTGCGCGGCTCGGGCCGCGTGCTCGCGGCGGGCGTGGCGGTGACCGACGAGGCCCTCGTCGACGCGATCGACTGCGTCCACCACGCCGTCGGCCGCTGGCGCATGCCCCCCACCCGGCGCACCGCGAAGGTGACCTTCGTGATCCACGGCTGA
- a CDS encoding MopE-related protein, with amino-acid sequence MTTRRIALAILALGLSACASTLASDDASRPTGSFDGGPAPAVIEVCGDGIDDDADGRIDEACACEPGTEQPCWPGGVESRGAGACADGVQACEGEGTEFGLWRECVAATLPAEEQCDGADHDCDGAVDEGCPCEEGEVRGCEAQEFLSPPCRGGEQACVGGVWSACEGAIGPTPDVCDGIDNDCDGVRDEACCVPADETCNGIDDDCDDAIDEAACACEVGTPHCGSATDVGAVAWQNVFGEIGRQWPPVAVRGPAGDLFVAGSFETPMDFGAGEVTPSSVDGYLARYSASGGLSWLEIASGGGRDSWRAVGASRSGVAVAGASTGYTLDGVMVPPGRITVASFASGGSLRWSASPAHTPPSGSGVWQVASVDAVAIDDAGNVYAGGAFNGSLDFGGGVELTRGTTSEPWIASFDSSGAVRWARMFDGADVSILNGDERTQDLVVRDGVLYAVGTFAGNTDFGGGTRNGGSAGTGFVVAVDAASGAHRWDRALRVARPEVVAIHPCGDLLIGGQCGGSVDLGGITMACPSSAKSIAFAAAYAPDGTPRWGRSFPAGGGHAAGRVTGVALDDSGTAYLVGQFSRSISIGGATYTADEAAPSRDPRLGFSAILSGVDGAVLTSRVWRDVDQLESVAVSPSGEMIFTGLMNATVSPDLGGCTGCADTGQHTFLARFGVCR; translated from the coding sequence ATGACCACCCGACGCATCGCACTCGCCATCCTCGCCCTCGGCCTCTCGGCCTGCGCCTCCACCCTCGCGAGCGACGACGCCAGCCGCCCGACGGGCAGCTTCGACGGGGGGCCGGCGCCGGCCGTGATCGAGGTATGCGGAGACGGCATCGACGACGACGCGGACGGGCGGATCGACGAGGCGTGCGCCTGCGAGCCGGGCACGGAGCAGCCGTGCTGGCCCGGCGGGGTGGAGTCGCGGGGCGCGGGCGCCTGCGCCGATGGGGTCCAGGCCTGCGAAGGGGAAGGGACCGAGTTCGGGCTCTGGCGCGAGTGCGTCGCGGCGACGCTCCCGGCCGAAGAGCAGTGTGACGGAGCCGACCACGACTGCGACGGCGCCGTGGACGAGGGCTGCCCGTGCGAGGAGGGCGAGGTCCGAGGGTGCGAGGCGCAGGAGTTCCTCTCTCCCCCCTGCCGTGGAGGCGAGCAGGCGTGCGTCGGAGGGGTGTGGTCGGCGTGCGAGGGGGCGATCGGTCCCACCCCCGACGTGTGCGATGGAATCGACAACGACTGCGACGGAGTGCGGGACGAGGCCTGCTGCGTGCCGGCCGACGAGACCTGCAACGGCATCGATGACGACTGCGACGACGCGATCGACGAGGCGGCCTGCGCCTGCGAGGTGGGCACGCCTCATTGCGGGAGCGCGACGGATGTGGGCGCCGTGGCCTGGCAGAACGTCTTCGGGGAGATCGGGCGGCAGTGGCCTCCGGTGGCGGTCCGCGGCCCTGCGGGTGACCTCTTCGTCGCGGGCTCGTTCGAGACGCCGATGGACTTCGGCGCTGGCGAGGTGACGCCGAGCTCCGTCGACGGATATCTCGCGCGCTACTCCGCGAGCGGCGGACTCTCCTGGCTCGAGATCGCGTCGGGCGGCGGCCGGGACTCCTGGCGCGCGGTCGGCGCGTCCCGCTCGGGCGTCGCGGTCGCAGGTGCAAGCACGGGCTACACGCTCGACGGCGTGATGGTGCCGCCCGGGCGGATCACCGTCGCCTCGTTCGCGTCGGGCGGGAGCCTCCGCTGGTCGGCCAGCCCCGCGCACACGCCCCCCTCCGGCTCGGGGGTCTGGCAGGTGGCGAGCGTGGACGCCGTCGCGATCGACGACGCGGGGAACGTCTACGCGGGCGGCGCCTTCAACGGCAGCCTCGACTTCGGAGGGGGCGTGGAGCTCACGCGAGGCACGACCTCGGAGCCGTGGATCGCGAGCTTCGACTCGAGCGGCGCCGTGCGCTGGGCGCGCATGTTCGATGGCGCGGACGTGTCGATCCTCAACGGGGACGAGCGAACGCAAGACCTGGTCGTGCGCGACGGAGTCCTCTACGCGGTCGGGACGTTCGCGGGGAACACCGACTTCGGCGGGGGGACGCGCAACGGCGGGAGCGCGGGCACCGGCTTCGTCGTCGCGGTCGACGCCGCCTCCGGCGCCCATCGATGGGACCGCGCCCTGCGCGTCGCCCGGCCCGAGGTCGTGGCGATCCATCCGTGCGGCGACCTGCTGATCGGGGGCCAGTGCGGGGGGAGTGTCGATCTCGGGGGGATCACCATGGCCTGTCCGTCCTCGGCGAAGTCCATCGCGTTCGCGGCCGCGTACGCCCCGGACGGCACGCCGCGCTGGGGACGGAGCTTCCCGGCCGGCGGCGGCCACGCGGCGGGGCGCGTCACCGGGGTCGCTCTGGACGACTCCGGCACGGCGTATCTCGTCGGGCAGTTCTCTCGCTCGATCAGCATCGGCGGCGCCACCTACACGGCCGACGAGGCGGCCCCGTCGCGCGACCCGAGGCTGGGCTTCAGCGCCATCCTCTCGGGCGTCGACGGCGCCGTGCTCACCTCGCGGGTCTGGCGCGACGTCGACCAGCTGGAGAGCGTCGCCGTCTCACCGAGCGGCGAGATGATCTTCACCGGGTTGATGAACGCGACCGTGTCGCCGGACCTCGGCGGGTGCACGGGCTGCGCGGACACAGGTCAACACACGTTCCTCGCTCGCTTCGGCGTGTGCCGGTGA
- a CDS encoding von Willebrand factor type A domain-containing protein, whose translation MRTSITRSLPLLILSLGVGAFTGCAFEGGSAEWSDPGRYGGSDAGAAPGPWGAPPMDEAETPTSEGDAYEAVGTNPFVHADHDPFSTFAADVDTASYDIFVRDAQRGTRPQPDSVRLEEYVNAFDYDYPAPAHDAVVPFLIDLRGAEHPFRPDIMQLRVGIQAATPPEFEQLPSNLVFLVDSSGSMQGADKLPLVQEVILSSLDQLTTADTVSIVTYAGSTEVRLAPTRVSDRAAIERAVNGLSARGSTAGASGIHLAYEQAEAARIEGGFNHVVLMTDGDFNVGISDTEALVALIEEKRTTGITLTALGFGSGNLNDAMMERISNSGNGVYSVITSEEHAHRYGSEDILHTAHFVAQDMKLQVEFNPEHVLAYRLLGYENRAIADDDFRDDVVDAGEVGAGLRVTALYEVVLVGQSIPAPDGAPEVTSGEPIAGDRVIEPSELVRVRVRWKDRGASAEDPAHETWAALTPEELLTPLDPTADADFLWASSMAAFAEVLKENAFGDPAHLERIAEIIDGQRAADDDRGRFVTLFESLSLSPTP comes from the coding sequence ATGCGCACTTCCATCACGCGGTCTCTCCCTCTCTTGATCTTGTCGCTCGGCGTCGGGGCCTTCACGGGCTGTGCCTTCGAGGGCGGCTCCGCCGAGTGGTCCGACCCCGGGCGATACGGCGGCTCCGATGCGGGCGCAGCGCCGGGCCCGTGGGGGGCGCCGCCGATGGACGAGGCCGAGACCCCGACCTCGGAGGGCGACGCCTATGAGGCGGTCGGCACGAACCCGTTCGTGCACGCCGACCACGATCCGTTCTCGACCTTCGCCGCCGATGTCGACACGGCGAGCTACGACATCTTCGTCCGCGACGCGCAGCGCGGCACGAGGCCGCAGCCCGACAGCGTCCGGCTCGAGGAGTACGTCAACGCGTTCGACTACGACTACCCGGCCCCCGCCCACGACGCGGTCGTGCCGTTCCTCATCGACCTGCGTGGCGCCGAGCACCCGTTCCGGCCCGACATCATGCAGCTGCGGGTCGGCATCCAGGCGGCCACCCCACCCGAGTTCGAGCAGCTTCCGTCCAACCTGGTCTTCCTCGTGGACAGCTCGGGCAGCATGCAAGGCGCCGACAAGCTCCCGCTCGTGCAGGAGGTGATCCTCAGCTCGCTCGATCAGCTCACCACGGCCGACACGGTCTCCATCGTCACCTACGCGGGGTCCACCGAGGTTCGCCTCGCGCCCACCCGGGTCAGCGACCGCGCCGCCATCGAGCGCGCCGTGAACGGCCTCAGCGCCAGAGGCAGCACGGCCGGAGCGAGCGGCATCCACCTCGCCTATGAGCAGGCCGAGGCCGCGCGCATCGAGGGGGGCTTCAACCACGTCGTGCTGATGACGGATGGCGACTTCAACGTCGGTATCAGTGACACCGAGGCGCTCGTCGCGCTCATCGAGGAGAAGCGGACGACCGGCATCACGCTGACCGCGCTCGGCTTCGGCAGCGGCAACCTGAACGACGCGATGATGGAGCGGATCTCCAACTCGGGCAACGGCGTCTACAGCGTCATCACGAGCGAGGAGCACGCGCACCGCTACGGCTCCGAGGACATCCTGCACACCGCGCACTTCGTGGCGCAGGACATGAAGCTCCAGGTCGAGTTCAACCCCGAGCATGTGCTCGCCTACCGCCTCCTCGGCTACGAGAACCGCGCCATCGCGGACGACGATTTCCGGGACGACGTGGTCGACGCGGGCGAGGTCGGCGCGGGCCTCCGGGTCACCGCGCTCTACGAGGTCGTGCTCGTCGGACAGAGCATCCCGGCGCCGGACGGCGCGCCCGAGGTCACATCGGGCGAGCCGATCGCGGGAGACCGTGTCATCGAGCCGAGCGAGCTGGTCAGGGTGCGGGTGCGCTGGAAGGACCGTGGCGCGAGCGCGGAGGACCCCGCGCACGAGACCTGGGCCGCGCTCACGCCGGAGGAGCTGCTCACCCCGCTCGACCCGACGGCGGACGCCGACTTCCTCTGGGCCTCGTCGATGGCCGCCTTCGCCGAGGTCTTGAAGGAGAACGCCTTCGGCGACCCGGCGCACCTCGAGCGCATCGCGGAGATCATCGACGGCCAGCGCGCCGCTGACGACGACCGCGGACGGTTCGTCACCCTCTTCGAGAGCCTGTCCCTCTCGCCGACGCCTTGA